Proteins encoded in a region of the Sparus aurata chromosome 6, fSpaAur1.1, whole genome shotgun sequence genome:
- the LOC115582584 gene encoding elastase-1, whose protein sequence is MLRFLVLTSLAALVLAELEPQPRYLEDDSVEGRVVGGEVARPNSWPWQISLQYKSGSSFYHTCGGTLIRRGWVMTAAHCVDSSRTWRVVLGDHNINSHEGTEQYMSVSSVYIHPNWNSNSVAGGWDIALLRLSSEASLNNYVRLGALPPSGQVLPNNNPCYITGWGRTQTGGNLSAQLKQATLPVVDHQTCSSYGWWGSTVKTSMVCAGGGSNSGCQGDSGGPLNCSVGGQWVVHGVTSFVSSSGCNAYRKPTVFTRVSAYISWMNGIMG, encoded by the exons ATGCTCAGGTTTCTAGTGTTGACCTCTCTCGCAGCCCTCG TGCTGGCCGAGCTGGAGCCCCAGCCCAGGTACCTGGAGGATGACAGTGTTGAGGGGAGAGTTGTGGGAGGCGAGGTTGCCAGACCTAACTCCTGGCCCTGGCAG ATCTCTCTTCAGTACAAATCTGGCAGCAGCTTCTACCACACCTGTGGAGGAACCCTGATCAGGAGAGGATGGGTCATGACGGCTGCTCACTGTGTGGACAG TTCCAGGACTTGGCGTGTTGTTCTTGGAGATCACAACATCAACTCCCACGAGGGCACAGAGCAGTACATGAGCGTGAGCAGCGTCTACATCCACCCCAACTGGAACTCCAACAGCGTTGCCGGAGG GTGGGACATTGCCCTGCTGCGTCTTTCCTCTGAGGCTTCTCTCAACAACTACGTCCGCCTCGGTGCCCTGCCTCCCAGTGGCCAGGTCCTGCCCAACAACAATCCCTGCTACATCACTGGATGGGGTCGCACCCAGA CCGGAGGTAACCTGTCTGCCCAGCTGAAGCAGGCCACCCTGCCTGTTGTTGACCACCAAACCTGCAGCAGCTATGGATGGTGGGGTAGCACCGTGAAGACCTCCATGGTCTGTGCTGGTGGTGGCAGCAATTCCGGTTGCCAG GGTGACTCCGGCGGCCCCCTGAACTGCAGCGTCGGTGGCCAGTGGGTTGTCCACGGTGTGACCAGCTTTGTGTCCTCCTCTGGCTGCAACGCCTACAGGAAGCCCACCGTCTTCACCCGTGTGTCTGCCTACATCAGCTGGATGAACGGC ATCATGGGCTGA